In Pyxidicoccus xibeiensis, the genomic stretch CTGCGGGACGTCGGGCCGGACAGCACGTCCGCGTCCCGGTCGCCCGTGGCCTCCGCGGCGGGCGTCGGCTGTCGCTCCTCCGGCTCCGTGCTCGCGGAGCCCGCCGCGGGCGCATCCCCGCCGAACAGCGAGTCCTCGCTCGGGCGGTCCGCCGTACCCGACTCCGAAGCCGGCTCGGCAGCCGGCTCGGACGGCGCGGGCGTCCCGGGCTCGGCGGGCTTCTGGGGCTCGCCGCCGAAGAGGGAGTTCTCGTCCGGCCGCTCCGTCCCCGGGCTCCCAGCGGACTGGGCGAGGGCGGAGGGGCCGGCGAGGGCCACGGACAGCGCCGTGGCCAGGGTGAGTGCGCGGGGCGTCATCGGCTCTTGCTCTCGAGCCACGCCTTGGTGAAGAGGTTGGCCTCCAGGGCGCGCAGGTCGATGGACTTGATGAGGACGACGGTGGAGTTGGCCTTCTCCACCTCGTCGTAGACGCGAATCTCCTCGGGGTACCAGACGTCCGCGCCCTTGGACTCGCTGAAGAGCTTCTTCCAGCGGGGGTAGAGCACGGTGCGCATCTTCCGGCCGGACAGCGCGTACTCCTCGCGCTTGAGGACGTTGGTCGTCTCCTTGTCCACCCAGAGCTTGATGACGGGGTAGGCCACGTCCACGCCGGCCTTCGCCTTGAGCGACAGCAGGTTGGCCGAGTACTTGCCCAGCTTCGCCTCACCCTCGAAGGAGGGGTCGTACTCCTCGGCCAGCCGGGACTCGTCGAAGTCGGCCCGGCGGCTGTCGGTGCCGGCGATGCGCTCGCGCTCGGTGCGCCGCTCCCACTTGCCCACGTTGGGGTCGTAGCTCCAGAGGTTCTTGTCCAGCCGCAGGTAGCCCTTGCCGGCCTCCGCCTTGGGCCGGCTGAAGAGGATCATCAGCTTGTCGTCCGCGTCGCGCCGGTAGACGAACGCCTCGCGCACGGTGTCCGTCTTGTCCTTCTCCTTCTGCTCCAGGTAGACGAGCGCCTTGTAGTCGCCGCCGTTGCGCTGCCGGTCGTCGATGGTGGCCAGCAGCTTCGTCATCTCCGCCGGCTCCAGGGCCAGCGCCGCCGGAGCGGACAGCAGCGCCGCGGTCAGCACCGCGGCGGACAGCAGGTTCTTGAGGCTCATGTGCGTTTCACCCGATGTGGTGCATCGCCGTCACGGGCTTCATGCGCGCGGCGAGGAAGGAGGGAATGAGCGAGATGAGCGTGGTGCACACGGTGATGAACACCATCGCGCCCACCACGGCGCCGGGATTGACGGCCAGGCTCAGCGTGTCCGACATGATGAACATCGCGACGACTTCCGGGACGACCATGCCCGCCGCGTTGACGCCCAGGCACACCACCAGCCCCACCACGGCGCCCGCCAGCGTCCCCAGTGCGCCCAGCGTCATCGCCTCGAGGACGAACATCGCCATCACCCGCGTGCGCTGCATGCCGATGGCGCGCAGCGTGCCAATCTCCCGGGTGCGCTCCCGGATGGCAATCCACAGCGTGTTCATGATGCCCACGCAGATGATGACCAGCAGGACGAAGATGAGCACACCCGTCAGGCCGTTGAGCGCGGCCAGCGTCCAGCTGATGAAGTTGATTTCGTCCTCCCAGTTGGTGATGTCCAGC encodes the following:
- a CDS encoding outer membrane lipoprotein-sorting protein; this encodes MSLKNLLSAAVLTAALLSAPAALALEPAEMTKLLATIDDRQRNGGDYKALVYLEQKEKDKTDTVREAFVYRRDADDKLMILFSRPKAEAGKGYLRLDKNLWSYDPNVGKWERRTERERIAGTDSRRADFDESRLAEEYDPSFEGEAKLGKYSANLLSLKAKAGVDVAYPVIKLWVDKETTNVLKREEYALSGRKMRTVLYPRWKKLFSESKGADVWYPEEIRVYDEVEKANSTVVLIKSIDLRALEANLFTKAWLESKSR
- a CDS encoding ABC transporter permease, which encodes APTMRGTSNTVDVRVVAVAANVGMMSDFNVYVPSNTLRSLYQLREDATGAIQVYLKDVKDVPAVQARLRKTLAEAGHEIMDHDPRAFFFKFEVVNREAWTGQKLDITNWEDEINFISWTLAALNGLTGVLIFVLLVIICVGIMNTLWIAIRERTREIGTLRAIGMQRTRVMAMFVLEAMTLGALGTLAGAVVGLVVCLGVNAAGMVVPEVVAMFIMSDTLSLAVNPGAVVGAMVFITVCTTLISLIPSFLAARMKPVTAMHHIG